The Nitrospirota bacterium DNA window GTAAGATCAACAAATACTTCATCTATGGAATACTCCTCAACATCAGGTGAAAAACGACGGAGTATCTCAAACATCCTTATGGAGAAGAGGCTGTAGGTCTCATAATCAGACGGAAGCAGCACAACATCCGGACAGACCTTTTTTGCCTCAAACAATCGCATCCCGCGCTCCACCCCCATGGCCTTTGCCTCATAACTTGCCGCAGCAACTATACCCCGCTCCTTTCCTGTTATAACAGGCCTGCCTCTAAGTTCAGGATGTATTGCCTGCTCACAGGATGCAAAAAAAGCATCCGCATCCATATGCATTATGGCCCTGGGCCATGAGTGTATTGTAATCATGTCATGCTCATATGTTGCTACATGTTGACGGTAGCACCAACCATGATAGCCATATAGTTTCGCACACAAAGTTGACGCTCAAAAATGCCCAGGTGCAAGGAAGGACGCCGCACGACCCATTGCATTTACTACGCAGCAATGGGTACCCCGTATTTTTCAGCGTCAACTACTTATACTTCCTCACCACTGCCGTTACCACCCCTGCAATCTTCAACTCACTTTTAGGCCTTATCGTCTTATACTTTGGATTTGCAGGGACCAGCGTCGCCATATCCCCGCGCTTTCTCAGGTACTTCATGGTCCACTCCCCATCTACCTCGGCAATCACGATATTGCCGCTTTTGGGGGCCTGAGACCTGTCTACTATAACCATGTCACCTGGAAGTATACCGGCCTCAATCATGGAATCACCGGAGACCTTCAGCAAAAATGTAGCCTCACGGTTCTCTACAAGGAGGTCATCAAAAGACAATGTGTCCGCCAACTCTTCCTCGGCCGCGCTTGGGAATCCGGCCTCCACAGTCCCAAGGACCCTGATACCTGATACTAATGAGCGTGGGATAAGCCTCCCTGTATGATCCCTTTCAACCACCCCCATTTCTTCAAGCCTGTTTACAAATTTGAATACAGAATTCTTTGACCTTAGCCCAAGCATCTCCCCTATCTCGGAAAAACTTGGCATACGCCCCTGCTGCTTATAGAACCGGACTACGGCATTAAACCTCGATTTTAACTTAGCCTCTCTCCTATGTTCCTGCTTCACTCGAAATAGCCTTTCAAATCCCCCCCTGACCCCCTTTTCTAAAGTGGGGCAACTAATTTCCCCCTTTGAAAAAGGGGGATTAAGGGGGATTATTTCCATGTACCTTGTGAGCCCGCGGCTCATGACTGTTCATCCGAGAATCACCTTGAGATCAAGTATAGGTGAACGTTCGTTCACTGTCAAGGGGCATATCATCATTTATTGCAATAAACCGCTTTATTACAGTAATATGTCAGCATGATAGAAAACCATCGCCTGCGGGAGACTGCCCTCCTCTTTCTCAAACTCGGCCTCACCGCATTCGGCGGTCCTGCGGCTCATATAGGCATGATGCGGGACGAGGTAGTAAAACGCCGTAAATGGGTGGATGATCAACACTTCCTTGACATGCTCGGGGCTACAAATCTTATACCCGGCCCCAACTCAACGGAAATGACTATCCACCTCGGATATATCCGGGCCGGGTGGAAAGGACTAATAGCCGGCGGTACATGCTTCGTTCTTCCTGCCATGATAATGGTCATGGCAATAGCGTGGGCATATGTAAGTTTTGGCACAACTCCCGAGGTGTCGTGGCTCCTCTACGGAGTCAAACCAGTAGTCATAGCGATAATAGTGCAGGCACTCTGGGGGTTAGGGCGAACGGCAGTTAAAGGGGTGTTAACTGCAATGATTGGTCTTACCGTGCTTATACTCTATTTTCTTGGTGTTAACGAGATACTACTCCTTTTTTCCGGCGGGTTTGTTGCAATAATTGCGAAGAACCTCCCCGGACAATACAACAGGAGCCTCTCACAAGTTATTGCGCCGGCAGGAGGATTCGCATTGCCTGCAGCATTGACTGTCATTACTCCCATCAAGTTATCACACCTGTTCCTGATATTCCTCAAGATCGGCTCAGTATTGTATGGAAGCGGATATGTGCTTCTCGCCTTTCTGCGTGCTGATTTTGTAACCCGCCTCGGCTGGCTCACAGACCAGCAATTGATTGACGCCATAGCAATCGGCCAGCTAACGCCGGGGCCTGTGTTTACTACAGCGACCTTCATAGGTTATATCCTCGGGGGCCTTCCAGGGGCAATACTCGCAACCGTCGGCATCTTTCTGCCCTCGTTTATCTTTGTAGCCATCAGCAATCCATTCATCCCCCGCATCAGACAATCTCCCCGTATAAGTGCCTTTCTGGATGGCGTAAACATTTCATCCCTCGGTCTTATGGCCGCAGTAACGATTCAGTTAAGCAAAACATCCCTCATAGACCCCCTTACGGTTATTATTGCCATCCTATCCGTAATCCTGCTCGTCTACTTAAAAGTCAATTCAACATGGCTCATATCAGGAGGCGCTGCTGCCGGCCTCATCAGAAGCTTCCTGGCATAAATACCCACTTACAATGCATTGACACCCGTCCGTCAATTTGATATTATTACATCATACTTTCGTAATTTCTAAATTACAGAAAGACTATAAAGGGTAAACTATGGAAAAAGAGATATACGAGATGCATGCGAGCATTTGCCAGATTATGGCGAATGCAAAGAGGCTCGAGATTATCAGCATCCTTGGCAACCGGGAATTATCAGTCGGTGAGCTTGCTGAAAAGATGGATATCAGGATGGCCAATCTCTCCCAGCATCTGTCTATAATGAAGGCAAAGGGAATCCTCAAATCCCGCAGGGAAGGTGTGAGCATCTATTATCGCATTGCAAACCCGAAGGTGGTACAGGCCTGCAAATTGATGCGTGATGTTATGATGGAACAGATCAGGGAAAAGGGGCAGCTATCGGTGTCAGGTTAATCTATTGACACAAACATACCATATTGGTATTTTATATCTGTGCTGTTCACCCTCATGCATATTATTCATCTCCTTACCGTCATAATCTGGATCGGCGGTCTAAGCTTCATTACTATTATTATCATTCCTATGCTCATCAAATGGGATGACCCGTTACAGAAGGTGCTAACTTTTCAAAGGATAGAACACAGATTTGCCCCTGTCGCAAGGGTTTATAATGTCATTACCGGTTTAACCGGTTTCGTGATGGTCTATCTCACAGGGTGGCACAAGCTCTATCTTACAGCAAAGGGTCTGCCATTACTCATCATGACCCTTATATGGCTGATCTGGTTTATAATGCTATTCGGTCTCGAACCACTTATCGTAAAGAAGATGCTCGACAGGATGGTAAAAAGCGGTGTAAAGATCGAGATAGAGGCAGTATTTTCCAGGATGAACGCGATGCATTGGATCCTGCTGACACTATCACTCGCAGCATCCGTAGCAGGAATAGTCTTCGCACATAGCTATTATTAGAAAACATCTCTTCACAGAATCAGGTAAATATATGCCATGATTACCAGAACACTCAGGGCAGTACTCGTATCAGTAGTCCTCATGCTGACATTCACTGGATGCAATGAAAATACCTCCCGCCGGTCGCACCAGGTTTCTAAGGGTCTTAAAACAATAGCAACAGGCCTTGATTTTCCTCTTTATCTCACAACGGCACCTGATGATAATAACCGGCTTTTTATTGTTGAAAAAGGCGGACTCATCCGTATTATAAAATATGGTGTTTTATTAGAGACCCCCTTCCTGGATATCCGTAAACTTGTCTCAAACGGTAATGAACAGGGTCTCCTTGGACTTGCCTTTGATCCCGGATATGTAAGAAATCACCGATTTTATGTAAGCTACACTGACAATGCCGGTGATTCCAGAATCGTACGTTATCTTGTCACCGGCAATCCGGATATCGCTCAGGCTGCTCCAGACCTTGTCCTCCTGACAATTGACCAGCCATTTCCCAATCATAACGGCGGGAATATAGTCTTCGGACCGGATGGTTATCTGTATATTGGAATGGGTGATGGTGGTTCTGGAAACGACCCACAGGGTAATGGCCAGGATATGACAGATTTACTTGGATCTCTGCTGAGGATTGATGTACGACCTCAGGGAAATTATACCATTCCGGTTGACAACCCCTTCATTAGTCAGCCGTCTGCCAGACCAGAGCTATGGGATATTGGACTGCGGAACCCATGGCGGTTTAGCTTCGACCGCAAGACAGGGGATCTCTATATTGCTGATGTTGGACAGAATGCACGTGAAGAGATTGACATAGCCCCTGCCTCGCAAGGCGGTGGTAAGGGCGCAAACTATGGCTGGAATATCATGGAGGGTACCATCTGCACACCCGGAATTAATCCCGGCTGTCAAAAAACAGGACTGACAATGCCGGTTCTGGATTATGACCACAGCGGCAACGCTTGTTCCATCACAGGAGGTTATGTCTACCGGGGATCCGACATCCCTGAGTTTCAAGGGACCTATTTCTATGCAGACTACTGTGCCGGATGGGTAAAGAGCTTTGTTTACAGCAATGGTACTATCACGGACAACAAGGATTGGAAATCACTCAGGCCAGGCGGCTATATCACCTCCTTTGGAGAAGATGGACAGGGTGAACTCTATATACTCACTTCTCAGGGCGGTGTCTATCGTATTGATGCTGCCGTTCTTTCTCCGTAAGGATATTCGCTTGTTTCACAATAGTAACCACATGCCTATAGTGTGCCGTTTACCAGGATTTTATCAGCTGCATATGATCCTTGTCATAGCAAACAGGATTTCCACCGTATTAAAATGATGTGATCAGAAATGAATTTGGGAGGAAGTATTTCCAATGATTGCCACAGATGCATTGAAGAAAGATCACAGGGTAATTGAAAAGATGCTCAGGTTGCTTGAATCAGCATCTAAGAAGTTGGAGAATGGTGAAAATGTGCCAGTTGATATACTCAATAAGGCATTGGATTTCATCAGGAATTTCGCTGACAATTATCATCATGGCAAAGAAGAGGATATCCTGTTCAAGATCATGGGGGAGAAAGGATTTGCCAAAGAAGGCGGTCCTATTGCCGTAATGCTCGATGAACATAATACAGGCAGGGGCTATACACGGGCATTGTCAGAAGGGATTGATAAATACGCATCCGGCGATATTAATGCAATAAAGGAAATAGCTGAGAATGCCCGGAATTACACGCGTCTTTTAGCCACCCATATCATGAAGGAAGACAACATCCTCTATACGATGGCGGATAAAATACTACCGGAAGATCAGCAGGAAGAACTGCTTAATAAATTTGCAGCTGCAGAAATGGACCAATTAGGCATCGAACTGTTACAATACTATTTGAATATGCCGGATCAACTGATCAAATCAATCACCTGACAATTCCTGTTCATCTGCATCAAACCTTATATGTCTTTCCTCCATAGTTAAGCAGCTTACCGCTGATAAACACCGCTTGACACGTATTACGAGTTTGGATTATTTTTATACAACATGAATCCATATGACAAATTTCTTTATCCTAGTTATGCATATCCCCAGTCGCATCCCGATAATCTTGCGACATTAGCCACTTTATTTGGAATGGAACATGCTCCTGCAGACCGCTGCCGTGTTCTTGAACTGGGCTGCGGAAGCGGAGGCAATATAATCCCTATGGCCCTTGGATTACCGGAAAGCAGGTTTGTAGGTATAGACCTTGCAGAGGTCCCAATTACTGAAGGACAGGCTATGATTAATACCCTTTGTCTGAAAAATATCATTCTCAGAAAAATGGATATTATGGATGTCTCTGCTGAACTGGGACAATTCGATTACATCATTGCCCACGGACTGTTTTCATGGGTTCCGCCTCTGGTACAGGATAAGATTTTTTCCATTTGTAAAGACCTGCTGCTTCCGAATGGGATAGCGTATATTAGTTATAATACTTACCCCGGTTACCACCTGCAAGGTATGGTACGGGAGATAATGCGCTTTCACTCCACCCAAATTGATGAACCTAAGGAGAAGATCAGCCATGCGCTGAATTTCGTTAAATTTTTATCAGAGTCAATTCCAGATAACACATACAGGTTAATCCTGAAAGAGGCAGTGGAACAAATGGGAAAAAGACGGGATGAGGGTATATACCACGATGAACTTGCTGAGTTTAATCTGCCGGTCTATTTTTACAGTTTTATGGAACGTGCTGAGAATCACGGCTTGCAGTATTTATCCGAAGCTAACTTCTACGACATGCAGGAGTCATTCCCTTCGGAAGTCACAGATACCCTTAGCACCCTCGCAAAAGACAGCGTGGTACTGAAGGAGCAATACCTCGATTTCCTCAAATGCCGGAGGTTCAGACGCTCTCTCCTCTGCCGGCAGGGTCTCAATCTTAATCGGACACCTCAGCCGGAACAGATGTATAATTTCTATATAGCATCTTCAGCACAGACTATGTCACAATTATCTGACATAACATCAGAGACAGAGGAAGAATTCCGAAATGCTCAAGGGGCTTCAATGAAGACAGGACACCCGCTTGCAAAAGCCGCAATAGCAGAGTTAGCCAATGCCTGGCCAGCGTCACTTGATTTCCATGAATTATTGAACCGCGTAAGAAATCGTTTTCAAGGCAAAAATGTCGCTGCGCTTGAAGGAGATGAAACTTCTCTATCCAAAATAATATTATGGACATATGCTGCAGGGCTCGTAGAATTACATACTTATCAACCGGCCTTTACGCTGGATATTAGCGAACGTCCTGTTGCAAGTCCTCTGGCGCGGCTGCAATTGCTGAGCGGCAACCGTATCACTAACCTGCGTCATACGAGCGTGCAAATGGAAGGCCCTCTCGAACAACGGCTGTTGCTGCTATTGGATGGCACCAGGGATCGTACAGCCATATTGAATGAATTGGCCAATCTGGTTGAGTCCGGAGCAGCATCATTGCGCATGAATGATGTTGAGGTAAGGGACAGATCAGAAGCAATTGATATCCTCAGTAAAGGACTGGAGACTTCACTCAAACAGATATCACGTCTCGCGTTACTTGTAGAATAATATCTATGCAGTTGCTGAATAGAAAACTCCACGCGTTTCTTTGAATGTTACTGACACAAACTCAGCGCCAATAATGTACTCTGTCTCTCCATTGTAAAGCGACTTACTTGCATTGTTAATTTTCACAATGCCTTTTAACCAGGAACCGCTGATCTTAATAAACATGCCATGGCTGAGCTTACTGAAACACTTGAAGCGAATACCGTTCCTGGACAGATCAATCATCTCAGCAATATTACCCTTCTGAGGCCATGTTGTGTAATAATAAAACTTGTCTGATTTTTTAATTCTTGGCCCGGATCTCTTGCATTCTCTTTCAAATTGATCAACTCCAAACTTCTTTAAAGGGCTTTTACATGTTGGACAACATCCCTTTGAGCTATCATCACGTGAGAGCGGCCTCTTACAGAAACTGCAGTAACTTGTAATTTTTAGCGCTCTGTTTATACCCGAATTGCTGAAAGTATTATTAGTGTATTTTTCTAACATCATTTTATCGTATTCCCGTCTTTTAGCTTCATCTTTGAGTGATTCATACGCCTCATTTATCACTTGCGCCTTCCATTTTTCTCCACCAAGATCCGGGTGCTGTTTTAATTCTAACATAATCGCTTTATAACTTGCCCGAATAACCTCGAATGGAGCATCAGGCTGAACCTGCAGCACACGATAGTAATTGCGTCTGTTTTTCATAACCTCTCTGAAATTCAGCAGTTATTTGATGATTTTCTGTTTTTATGGCAGAAAGAAATTTGCTTATTTATAAAAAGCACTGGAATAATTTCTATTGTATAACAGTATCTTGTTGGCATAACAGGTCTCCTTAAAAATTATTACCTCATATATACCACAATAACCATGTTTGCTACAAGGAGCATCTTGAGACAGCAATAGGCCAGCGCATTTATGGTCAACGGTGACCGGAAGACTTTAAAGTTGAATATTTCAAAACGGAATGAGAATACGGAAGATAACCCTGTATCATTTTATTCTCAACTCATCTCCCGTCAGAAAAGTTAATAAACCTTGGGACCCGTATGATCCAGCAGATCGTGGCGCTGTGATTACTTCAATTACCCGCATTCGATTCGATTTTTCTCACTTTTTTTCCTTGATATTCCTTTAGCGCTGAAAGGAGCAGGAGTTCAAGAAATAGATATGATTTCAGGCCTTGAGTTGGTACAATAGAGCAAGAAAACTGACAGGATAATGTAATGAATAAGAAAACCCCGACGCGGAAGGCAATTAAAACGAAAAAAATGCGCTCTCTGCATGATTACGTGTCAGAGGTATCGGAACAGACTGATGTGAGGGTTGGTATGCCATTGCCTATGGGAACCTATGCACGCGGTGATGGGGTGAACTTTGCTTTCTTCAGCCGGCACGCCAGCCGGGTTCGTCTCGAGCTGTTTGATCATCCCGAAGATGCCGTGGCAGCGAGGGTGATTGATCTTGACCCCGCGCGCTACCGCACGGGCGACGTCTGGCATGTCTGGATTAAGGGGATCCGGACTGGCCAGCTGTATGCCTGGCGCGTGGACGGTCCGTATCAACCCTGGAACGGGCATCGTTTCAATTTCAACAAGCTTCTCATAGATCCCTTGGCAACGGCGATCTCGCCGCTGCCTGATTGGGATTTTGCCCCGGCACAGGGATATGACCAGTCTTCACCGGAACGAGACGTTGTCTGTTCGAAAACAGATGATGCGGGAGCCATGCCGAAATGCGTGTTCACCCATGAGCATTTCCACTGGCATGAGGACCATCCGCCCAGGCATCCATGGTCGAACACGGTCATTTATGAAACACACGTGCGCGGCTTCACTATCCATCCCAGCTCCGGTGTGCAACATCCAGGCACTTACCGCGGCCTCATGGAAAAGATCCCATATTTAAAAGAACTTGGGGTTACGGCCGTGGAATTGATGCCAGTGCAGGAATTCAATGAACATCAGGTGACAGCAATCAATCCGCAAACAGGCCAGCCGCTTGTTAATTACTGGGGCTACAATCCTGTGGCCTTCCTTGCTCCGAAAGCATCCTACAGCAGCTCCGGAGGCATGGGTCAGCAGAAACTGGAATTCAAGGAAATGGTCCAGGCCTTTCATGGGGCAGGAATCGAGGTAATCCTGGACGTGGTCTTCAATCATACGGCCGAGGGCAACGAAGAGGGGCCTACACTCTGTTTCCGGGGGATTGATAACACTATCTTCTACATGCTGGCAGACGATAAACGTTCATACAGGAACTACACTGGCACCGGCAACACCATCAATGCCAACCATCCCGTCGTGCGGGACCACATACTGAGAGCGCTGCGCTACTGGGTGGTGGAAATGCATGTAGATGGATTTCGTTTTGACCTGGCCGCAGTGCTTGGCCGGGGCCGTTCCGGAGACTTGCTGCCCAATCCCCCGCTTCTTGAGGGGATCGCCGAGGACCCCATCTTAAGGGATGTGAGAATCATCGCCGAGGCGTGGGATGCCGCAGGAGCGTATGAAGTCGGGAGCTTCTCCGAACGACGCTGGGCGGAGTGGAACGGCCGGTACCGTGATGACGTCCGGCGGTTCTGGCGAGGTGATGATGGTATGCTTGGTCTGTTTGCCAGCCGTATTTGCGGCAGCGCCGACATCTACACCAGGTCAGGCAAAGGCCCTGAAAGCAGCATCAATTTTATCACATGCCACGACGGCTTCACTTTGAATGACCTGGTGAGCTATAACCACAAGCACAATGAAGCAAACGGGGATAACAACCGTGACGGGACAAGCGAGAACTTCAGCGAGAACAACGGCGCTGAAGGCGAGACAGCGGATGCCGGGATAGAGGCCTTGCGGAAACGCCAGATAAAGAACTTCCTGCTGACCCTGTTAATCTCTCGAGGGGTTCCGATGCTGCTCGGCGGGGACGAATTTCGCCGGACGCAAGGCGGCAATAACAACGCCTACTGTCAGGACAACGAAATGAGCTGGTATGACTGGAACTGCCTGGAGAGGCACAGGGAAGTCTACCGGTTTACCCGCGGCATGATCGCCTTTCGCCGTTACCACCCGATTCTGAGCACAGAGCAATTCTACATGGACACCGGGATCCAATGGTTTGGCCCGCAGGGAGGATTGCCACGCTGGACAGATCCGAAAGAAAAACAGGTTGCCTGCCTGATCCATGAAGATGAGCAGGCTGCACTTTGCCTGATGTTCAATGCCGGCACCACCGCAGTAGATTTTTGTTTGCCTTCTGTACCTCCGGGGGAGCGGTGGTTTCTGGCCGTTGACACATCCCACGAAGCGCCGCAGGATCTGTTTGCAGCGGGCGAGGAACCGCTCTGGGAAGATCATCAAACGTACCGTATGGGTCCACATTCGAGCGCCATACTTCTGGTTCGAAGAATGGACTGACAGAGCAAGTAGATATAGACATGAACACAAATACAAAGGCACTTGATCCGGAACTGCTGCGCAAGATGGATGCCTGCCGGCGAGCTGGGCTATTAGCAAGGAAAGGATAATGGAGACCGGCTTTATTCATGACTAAACAGGCAACTGAGCTAAGATATGCGGTACGCTTACGGGTGGTTTTGAAGTATTTCGGTCAACTGTGCCTTGTCCTTGCCGTACTGACGGTCCTGCCGCTGGTCATATCGGTGATCTATGGCGAGACGGACGCTGTCCTGCGTTATGGCATTGTGGTTGGCGGACTCGCGGCCCTGGGAGCAAGCCTGGCACGGCTGCGGGCGCCGGCCAGTGTGCAGGCTAATGAAGGCATGGTGCTGGTGGCGCTGATGTTTCTCTCTACGCCGCTCGTTATGGCCTATCCGATGATGGGCTTCGGGTTGAGTTTTCCGGATGCCTTTTTTGAAGCCGTCTCGGGAGTGACTACCACAGGTCTGAGCATGAAGGCAACGCTCATCGGTGCATCGCCTGTTTTTCTCTTCAGCCGCGCCTGGATGCAATGGTATGGGGGACTGGGCTTTGTCGTGCTGGCTCTGGCTCTGGTGGTAAAGCCCGGGCTGCTGGCCAAAGGTCTTGCCGTAACCGAGGTTGGAGAAGACAATTTGGTCGGCAATACGAAAACCCACGCGCGGCACGTCCTCATCGTGTATGGGTCGCTGACCGTCATCGGCATTGCTGGTTCGTTGCTGGCTGGACTGGGACTGTTCGATGCGGTATTATACATATTTGCATCGGTCTCGACCGGAGGCTTTGCGACTCATGACGGCAGCCTGGCAACATTAGGTTTGCCTGCGCAGGCGTGGATCACACTTATCTGTCTCGCGGGGGCAATCCCTCTGACGCTCTACTACCGGATATTCTGGCAAAAACGGCGTATTGCGATAGATGGGCTGCAACTTCTGTCTGTAGTAATTGCCGCAATTGTCGTCACTCTTCTGATGGGCGCAGGCATGCGGTTACGGGAGGGAATGCCATGGGCACAAGTTCTTCATCATGCGCCGCTTCTGGCCTTTTCCGCGCAGACTACAACCGGTTTTTCATCCATAACGGTTTCACAACTCGATCCCTATTCCAAGCTGGTGGCGATCTTCTCGATGATCGCGGGCGGAGGGGTCGGGTCCACGGCCGGGGGATTCAAGCTGCTGCGGCTCCTGATAGCAGCCAGTGTGCTCAGGTTTATCATCGTACGCTCGTGCCTGCCGCGGCACGCTGTATTGGAACCACGGCTGCCGGGACGTCGTTTGCAGGGAGAAGAGATTCAGGAAGCGTTGATGCTGATTTTCATGTTCATAGTTGTCGTCGCTGTGTCATGGCTGCAGTTTGTCGCGCTGGGATACCCTGCTCTGGACTCGTTGTTTGAAGTTGTTTCGGCAACGGGAACCGTGGGACTTTCGGTGGGAATCACAAGTACCGATTTACCAGCCCTCCTCAAGGCGGTCCTGTGTACGGATATGCTGTTGGGACGACTGGAAATCATTGCCTGGCTCGTGATGATGTTCCCGGGAACGTGGGTTGGCAGAAGAATGGAGGCAAAATGAGAATAGTGTTTATTGGAGCCGATGAAGTCAGCATTGAAACTGCTAAGGCTCTTGTCAGGAAGAACCACGAAGTCATCATCATCGAGACCGACAGGGTAAAAATAGATGAATTGTCTGAAGAGATGGATTGCAGTTTTCTGCTGGGAGATGGCAGCCGTCCAAACATCCTGCGCGAGGTGAATCCCGAACAGACCGACATCCTCTTTTGCCTGACGGGCAGCGACCAGACCAACGTCATTGCCAGCCTCGTCGGCCGGTCCCTCGGCTTCAAGCGAGTAGTGACGAGCATTGCCGATGAGCAATTCGAGGGCAT harbors:
- a CDS encoding TrkH family potassium uptake protein; amino-acid sequence: MTKQATELRYAVRLRVVLKYFGQLCLVLAVLTVLPLVISVIYGETDAVLRYGIVVGGLAALGASLARLRAPASVQANEGMVLVALMFLSTPLVMAYPMMGFGLSFPDAFFEAVSGVTTTGLSMKATLIGASPVFLFSRAWMQWYGGLGFVVLALALVVKPGLLAKGLAVTEVGEDNLVGNTKTHARHVLIVYGSLTVIGIAGSLLAGLGLFDAVLYIFASVSTGGFATHDGSLATLGLPAQAWITLICLAGAIPLTLYYRIFWQKRRIAIDGLQLLSVVIAAIVVTLLMGAGMRLREGMPWAQVLHHAPLLAFSAQTTTGFSSITVSQLDPYSKLVAIFSMIAGGGVGSTAGGFKLLRLLIAASVLRFIIVRSCLPRHAVLEPRLPGRRLQGEEIQEALMLIFMFIVVVAVSWLQFVALGYPALDSLFEVVSATGTVGLSVGITSTDLPALLKAVLCTDMLLGRLEIIAWLVMMFPGTWVGRRMEAK